The stretch of DNA TCCGCCGGGGTGGGGGAGCGGATAGTGCGGCCCCGCGCTCGCCACCGGCTGGTCACGGGCGAGTGTCTGACGCACGATATCGACGTACTCACGGGTCCGCGCCAACGGGCGGGGGAAGGGTGCGCCGTACCAACCCTCGACGATCTGAGGCCCGGATACGCCGAGGCCGAGGGCGAAGCGGCCCTCGGTCAGGTGGTCCAGCGTCATCGCCGCCATCGCCATCGCTGTCGGCGTGCGCGCCGACATCTGGGCGATGCTGGTGCCCAGCCGCAACCTCGTGGTGGCACTGCCGTACCACGCCAGCGGAGTGAGCGCGTCGGAGCCGTAGGCCTCGGAGGTCCAGGCCGAGTCGAAGCCCAACGCCTCGACGGCCGCCAGCGTCTCGCGCACGTCGCGGCGAGGTGTCGCGCCCCAGTAGCCGATGTGCCAGCCGAGCTTCATCGGGCCTCCGATCCCATCGTGCGGGCGCGGGCGATCACCTGGTCGCGGCGTGAGGTGATCGTCGTGGAGCTGGCCCCGTCGAAGCCGCCGCGGGCGGCGTGCGCGTAGTGCTGCTGCAGTGCCTGGTCGACCGGGAGCCCGTCGTTCTCCCGCCAGTCGTCCCGCAGGGCGTGGACCACCGCCCGGTCCTGCTCCGCGATGGCCGAGGCCAAGGTCATCGCGAAGTCCAGCAGCTCCTTGTGGGGGACGACGTGGTTGGCCAGTCCGATCCGCAGCGCTGTCTCGGCATCGACGAAGTTGCCGGTCAGGGAGAGCTCGCGTGCCCATGCCGAGCCGATCCGCCGCGGGAGCTGGACGGCCACCGGACCGGGGTAGACGCCGACGCGCAGGTGCGTGTCGGCGAACCGTGCCCGCTCGGAGGCGACGATGAAGTCGCACGCCAACGCGAGCTCGAGGCCACCGGTGACCGCCGCACCGTTGACAGCAGCGATGATGGGCACCCGGGAGGACGCGGTGGTCGCGATGAACGGCGGGATGTCGACGATCCGATCGACTCCCGGGTTGCGCAGGTCGAGTCCGGCGCAGAAGGCGGGATCGGCGCCGGTGAGCACGATGGCGCCCATGTTCTGGCAGTCAGTGATCGCCTGACACGTCGCGCTCGCCAGCTCGGCGTTCATCGCGTTGCGGGCGGCGGGGCGCTGCAGGGTGATGACGGCCACGGCTCCATCGCGGTCGATGCGGACGACGTCGCTGGCATCCATGGTGGTCCTCCTGGGCGCGCGGAGGTCGACATCGGAACGGTGGCGACCATTTCTGACAGCGATGTTACCTTCGGGCGCTCCGATGTGCCGGTGGCTCTCCGCCCCGTGGGTCCGGTGAGCGCAGGGCGACCTGCGACGTCCGCCGACTCCCGACCCCTCGACGAAGCACGAGCGAGGCCCGTCCCCGCGACATCGGGGGCGCGCCTCGCTCGTGCCTTGCTCGTGCTCCGTGGACGGAAGCGGTCGCCGGGGACCGCTTCACGCGTCCGCCGGCGCGTCAGACTGTCGTGGCTCCGAGCGCTCGCATGTCGGCGACCATCGGCTGGTGCGACAGCAGCCCGGCATCGACCTTGACCTCCTGGCCGTTGATCCCGGCCGAGTCGTCGGAGGCCAGGAACGCGAAGACCTTGGCCTGCTGCTCGGGGGTCGGCATGGAGGGGTTCAGGTTCTGTCGCTGGAAGATGTCCTTGATCTGCTGCGGCAGCTGCTGGGCCGGCGGCGACTGGGTGGTGCCGGGGCTGACAGCGTTGCAGCGGACGCCCTCGAGGCCGTACTGGGTGGCGAGGAACTTCGTCAGGGCGATCACCCCGGCCTTGGAGGCGCCGTAGCCGCTGAGGCTGGTGTCTCCGGCCGAGCCGTGGGTGGAGGCGGTGCTCACGATGGTGCCGCCGGCCTTGCGCAGGTACGGCAGGGTGTGCTTGCTGAGCAGCATCACGCTGCGCAGGTTCACCGCCATCACGTTGTCCCAGGCCTCGACGGTCATGGTGGCGATCTCGGTGTCGTCGGGCGGGAAGATGCCCGCGACGTTGATCGTGATGGTCGGCTCGCCGAGCTGCTCGACGGTCGTGGCAACGAGCCGTTCGAACTGCTCCTCGGAGCGGACATCGGTCTCGACGGCGATGGCGGTGCCGGTGCCGTGACAACTGTTGAGCAGCTCCGCCAGGGCCTGCGCCCCGGCGATGTTGATGTCGGCGAGGGCGACCTTGGCGCCGCCGGCGGCGAGCTCGACGGCCGTCGCGCCGCCGATGTTGAGGCCGCCGGGATCGACGGTCGTCGCACCGGTGACGATGGCGACCTTGTCGGTGAATGTGGGCACGGGTGTTCCTTCTGTGGGGTGGTGGGGTGGAGGGGATTCGGTCAGCCCAGCTGGCCGCCGGCATCGAGGACGAGGGTGGTGCCGGTGACGTACCGGCCCGACTCGCCGACCAGGTAGAGCACCGCGCGGGAGATGTCGACGGGCTCGAGCGCCGGGATGGGCAGCTTGTTGAGGGTGAGCGCTGCCTCCTCGAAGTCGGCGCGAGTGGGAGCTTCGAGGTCGGGCCGGAAGAGCCTGTACGTGGCGTCGTTGAGGATCATCCCTGTCGCCACGGTGGTGGGGTGCAGCGTGTTGACGCGGATGTTCTCCGGGCCGAGCTCCTTGGCCAACACCTTGGCGAACATGACCAGACCGGCCTTGGCGGCGGAGTAGTGCGCGGTGTTGGGGTTGGCGTAGATCGCGGCGAGCGAGCTGGTGATGACCACCGAACCGCCGCGACCGCCCTGCCGGATGTGCGGGACCGCGGCCTTCACTGTCTTCCACTGGCCGGTCAGGTTGATCTCGATCATCTCGTCCCACACCTCCTCCGACATCTCGAGCGTCGAGGCGGGCGTGGAGATCCCGGCGTTCGCGATCACGATGTCCAGGCGACCCAGCTCGGCGACGCCGTCCTCGACCGCCGACGTGAGGGCGGCCAGATCGCGTACGTCGGCCTCACGCGCGACGATGCGGCGGCCGAGTCCCTCGACCTCCTTGACCGTCTGCTGCAGGTCCTCGCGGGTCGCCATCGGGTACGGCACGGTCTCGGCCTGGGCGCAGAGGTCCACGGCGATGATGTCGGCGCCTTCGGCGGCGAGAGCGACCGCGTGCGAGCGACCCTGGCCGCGGGCGGCTCCGGTGATGAAGGCGACCTGTCCGTCGAGCTGTCCCATGATGTCTCCTTTGACTGGTGTCGGGTGGTGTCAGGTGCGGGTGAGCCAAGCGGGGAAGCAGGCGATCAGGGCGTCGACGACCTCCTCGGAGGGGCGCGGTGCCGGTTCGGCCAGCCAGATGCCGAGCACCTTGAGCACCCCGCCGGCCAGGAACCGGGCGGTCAGGGCCACGTCCACCCCGTCGGGGCGGTAGGCCGTGCGCGACAGCGCGTCGGTCGCGTGTCGCACGAACGCCTCGCTGACGGCGACGTACACGGTCGGCGCCGCTCCCGGCCCGAGCAGCCGCGCGTACGTCGTGCGTCGCGGGCCGAGGAAGTCGACCAGCGCCTGGACAGCGAGCCGGCTTGCCTCCAGCGGGCTGGTCGTGGACCCCGCGCGGCGCAGCGTGATGTCGATGTCGCTGATGGTGGTGAACAGCTCGTCGAGGGTGTCGACCGCAAGCTCCTCGGGGGAGCCGAAGTGCTCGTAGAACGACGTGCGGCTGATGCCGGCGGCGCGCGCCAGCGCCGCGACGGTCATCTCGCTCGGCGACTGGCTCTGCACCGCACGCAGGAACGCCTCGCGCAGCGCCTGCCGCGAGCGCACCGCGCGCGGATCGCTGTTCCCCGTCATCGCGCGCTGACTCATGTGACGCACCCTACTCCTCTATAGGACACGTGTCCTATAGATACAGGACACATGTCCTCTAGGCATGTCGTCCGCTGGCGAGGGCGGGCGCGTTCCCGCCTCCGTCGGGCCGCCGGGGACACTCGACCTGCCGAAAGTGACCTCTCGGCCCGCGAAAGGTGACGGGTCGGCGAGGGCGGTCCGGGCGCCTCGGCGAGGGCAGTCCCGGGGGCGGCGCTGGGTCAGGCGAGGTAGGCCCGAAGCTCGCCCAGGGTCTGGTCGAGGATCGAGAGCAGCGCGTCGCGGTCGGCGACGGGCTCCAGGGGTTCGGCCGCCAGCCACCGTTCGTAGGCCTGCATGGCGAGTGCGAGGCTGACGTGGCCGACCAGCTGCGGCAGGGAGGCCTCGACCGTCGTGCCGGTCTGCTCGGCGACGTACTCCGCGATCACCGAGCGCCACTGCCGGTAGCGCAGCACCGCGTGCGCCTGCAGCGCCGGTGTCCCGAGGATCAGGCGCATCCGTTCGCGGTGCGGGGGCGAGGCGTTGGCGGGGAAGTCGTTGAAGGCGACCACGCCGCGGTGGACCCTGTCCCACAGTGGCAGGTCGGCGGGCGTGTCGCGCAGGAGCAGGCGGAAGCTGTCCAGCGTGCGGTCGAACTGTCCCCACGGGATGTCGTTCTTCGAGGCGTAGTACCTCGTCACCGTCCGGCGGGAGACGCCGATCTCCGCGGCGATCGCGTCGAGCGTCGTGG from Nocardioides sp. BP30 encodes:
- a CDS encoding enoyl-CoA hydratase, which produces MDASDVVRIDRDGAVAVITLQRPAARNAMNAELASATCQAITDCQNMGAIVLTGADPAFCAGLDLRNPGVDRIVDIPPFIATTASSRVPIIAAVNGAAVTGGLELALACDFIVASERARFADTHLRVGVYPGPVAVQLPRRIGSAWARELSLTGNFVDAETALRIGLANHVVPHKELLDFAMTLASAIAEQDRAVVHALRDDWRENDGLPVDQALQQHYAHAARGGFDGASSTTITSRRDQVIARARTMGSEAR
- a CDS encoding SDR family NAD(P)-dependent oxidoreductase encodes the protein MPTFTDKVAIVTGATTVDPGGLNIGGATAVELAAGGAKVALADINIAGAQALAELLNSCHGTGTAIAVETDVRSEEQFERLVATTVEQLGEPTITINVAGIFPPDDTEIATMTVEAWDNVMAVNLRSVMLLSKHTLPYLRKAGGTIVSTASTHGSAGDTSLSGYGASKAGVIALTKFLATQYGLEGVRCNAVSPGTTQSPPAQQLPQQIKDIFQRQNLNPSMPTPEQQAKVFAFLASDDSAGINGQEVKVDAGLLSHQPMVADMRALGATTV
- a CDS encoding mycofactocin-coupled SDR family oxidoreductase codes for the protein MGQLDGQVAFITGAARGQGRSHAVALAAEGADIIAVDLCAQAETVPYPMATREDLQQTVKEVEGLGRRIVAREADVRDLAALTSAVEDGVAELGRLDIVIANAGISTPASTLEMSEEVWDEMIEINLTGQWKTVKAAVPHIRQGGRGGSVVITSSLAAIYANPNTAHYSAAKAGLVMFAKVLAKELGPENIRVNTLHPTTVATGMILNDATYRLFRPDLEAPTRADFEEAALTLNKLPIPALEPVDISRAVLYLVGESGRYVTGTTLVLDAGGQLG
- a CDS encoding TetR/AcrR family transcriptional regulator codes for the protein MSQRAMTGNSDPRAVRSRQALREAFLRAVQSQSPSEMTVAALARAAGISRTSFYEHFGSPEELAVDTLDELFTTISDIDITLRRAGSTTSPLEASRLAVQALVDFLGPRRTTYARLLGPGAAPTVYVAVSEAFVRHATDALSRTAYRPDGVDVALTARFLAGGVLKVLGIWLAEPAPRPSEEVVDALIACFPAWLTRT
- a CDS encoding acyl-CoA-like ligand-binding transcription factor, producing the protein MRSTSLRGRPAATTHAAIEEAGFALFAAQGFEATTLDAIAAEIGVSRRTVTRYYASKNDIPWGQFDRTLDSFRLLLRDTPADLPLWDRVHRGVVAFNDFPANASPPHRERMRLILGTPALQAHAVLRYRQWRSVIAEYVAEQTGTTVEASLPQLVGHVSLALAMQAYERWLAAEPLEPVADRDALLSILDQTLGELRAYLA